From the Cupriavidus necator N-1 genome, one window contains:
- a CDS encoding FdhF/YdeP family oxidoreductase, with the protein MANRREVPGIRKYDGPAGGWGALKATATAIRTQMDTVKAPITLMRTNQPDGFDCPGCAWPDKEHRSTFQFCENGAKAVTWEATTKRVPPEFFAANTVSSLLNRTDYELEDFGRLTHPLVYDRATDTFRAVEWEAAFARIGEILRGLTPDQVEFYTSGRASNEAAYLYQLFAREYGTNNFPDCSNMCHEPTSVGLPRSIGIGKGTVSLDDFDTCELIISIGHNPGTNHPRMMGTLHEASRRKVPILVFNPLRERALERFADPQNMVEMATYGSTRIASSYFLVRAGGDAAAIKGVMKALLDLEASQGNVLDHDFIAVHTEGFEALADDLRSTEWADIEKTCGLTRADLELVAAAYAKSNATIVTYGMGVTQHNEGTANVRLLCDLLMLRGNFGKPGAGICPLRGHSNVQGNRTVGITEKPSAGFLQRIEDTFGFSPPAGHGHDAVNAMQAMIDGKSRALFCLGGNFAVALPDPEQCFPAMGKLDLSVHVGTKLNRTHLLVAKETYVLPCLGRTELDVQETGPQSVTVEDSMSMVHASAGKLAPASEFLRSEPAIVAGMATATLPDSKVPWLELVADYDRIRDLIEKTVPGFEDFNTRVRVPGGFRMPLPPTERKWETPSGKAEFYVFKGLHEDKEVLADDVLRLVTIRSHDQYNTTIYAMDDRYRGVFGRRDVLFMNPADLAARGLEHGDLVDIETIAAGRQLRFEKITAIEYEIAPGSVAAYYPEANRLVPLDYIDEDSGTPSYKSVPVRVVRSEVT; encoded by the coding sequence ATGGCCAATCGACGCGAAGTGCCTGGTATCCGGAAGTACGACGGTCCCGCCGGCGGCTGGGGTGCGCTGAAGGCAACCGCCACGGCGATCCGGACGCAGATGGATACCGTCAAGGCGCCGATCACGCTGATGCGGACCAACCAGCCTGACGGCTTCGATTGCCCCGGCTGCGCATGGCCCGACAAGGAGCACCGGTCGACCTTCCAGTTCTGCGAGAACGGCGCCAAGGCCGTGACGTGGGAGGCAACCACCAAACGGGTGCCCCCCGAGTTCTTTGCAGCCAATACCGTGTCGTCGCTGTTGAACCGCACGGACTACGAGCTCGAGGACTTTGGCCGGCTGACGCATCCCCTGGTCTACGACCGCGCCACCGACACCTTCCGCGCGGTGGAGTGGGAGGCAGCCTTCGCCCGCATCGGCGAGATCCTGCGCGGGCTGACGCCGGACCAGGTCGAGTTCTATACCTCGGGCAGGGCCTCCAACGAGGCCGCCTACCTGTACCAGCTGTTCGCGCGGGAATATGGCACGAACAATTTCCCCGATTGCTCGAACATGTGCCACGAGCCCACCAGCGTGGGCTTGCCGCGCTCGATCGGTATCGGCAAGGGCACGGTGTCGCTGGATGACTTTGACACGTGCGAGCTGATTATTTCGATCGGCCACAACCCGGGCACCAACCACCCGCGGATGATGGGGACCTTGCATGAGGCCTCGCGCCGCAAGGTGCCGATCCTGGTGTTCAACCCGCTGCGCGAGCGGGCGCTTGAGCGCTTCGCTGACCCGCAGAACATGGTGGAGATGGCCACCTATGGCTCCACCCGGATTGCGTCGTCCTACTTCCTGGTCCGCGCCGGTGGCGACGCTGCCGCCATAAAAGGGGTGATGAAGGCGCTGCTGGACCTGGAGGCCAGCCAGGGCAATGTGCTGGACCACGACTTCATCGCGGTCCACACCGAGGGCTTTGAGGCGCTGGCCGACGATCTGCGGTCGACCGAATGGGCGGATATCGAAAAGACCTGTGGCCTGACCCGCGCGGACCTGGAGCTGGTGGCGGCGGCCTATGCCAAATCGAATGCCACCATCGTCACCTACGGCATGGGCGTGACCCAGCACAACGAAGGCACGGCCAATGTGCGCCTGCTGTGCGACCTGCTGATGCTGCGAGGCAACTTCGGCAAGCCCGGCGCCGGCATCTGCCCCTTGCGCGGCCACTCCAATGTGCAGGGGAACCGGACTGTCGGCATTACCGAGAAGCCGTCGGCCGGCTTCCTGCAGCGGATCGAGGACACCTTCGGCTTCAGCCCGCCCGCCGGACACGGGCACGATGCCGTCAACGCGATGCAGGCGATGATCGACGGCAAGTCCAGGGCGCTGTTCTGCCTGGGCGGGAACTTCGCGGTCGCCTTGCCTGACCCCGAGCAGTGCTTCCCCGCCATGGGCAAGCTCGACCTGAGCGTGCATGTCGGGACCAAGCTCAATCGCACCCACTTGCTGGTGGCCAAGGAGACCTATGTGCTGCCTTGCCTGGGCCGCACCGAACTGGATGTGCAGGAGACCGGGCCGCAATCGGTGACGGTGGAGGATTCGATGTCGATGGTGCATGCGTCGGCCGGCAAGCTCGCGCCGGCGTCCGAGTTCCTGCGCTCCGAGCCGGCCATCGTGGCGGGCATGGCCACCGCGACCCTGCCTGACAGCAAGGTGCCATGGCTGGAACTGGTTGCCGACTACGACAGGATCCGCGACCTGATCGAGAAGACGGTGCCCGGCTTTGAGGACTTCAACACGCGCGTGCGGGTCCCTGGCGGATTCCGCATGCCCTTGCCGCCAACCGAGCGCAAATGGGAAACGCCGTCGGGCAAGGCCGAGTTCTACGTGTTCAAGGGGTTGCATGAAGACAAGGAAGTCCTTGCCGACGATGTCCTGCGGCTGGTGACGATCCGTAGCCATGACCAGTACAACACCACCATCTATGCCATGGACGACCGCTACCGGGGCGTGTTCGGGCGGCGCGACGTGCTGTTCATGAACCCAGCCGACCTGGCCGCGCGCGGCCTGGAGCATGGCGACCTGGTCGACATCGAGACCATCGCTGCGGGCCGGCAGCTGCGTTTCGAGAAGATCACTGCGATTGAATATGAAATTGCGCCCGGCTCCGTCGCCGCCTACTATCCGGAGGCAAATAGGCTGGTGCCGCTCGACTACATCGACGAGGACAGCGGCACCCCGTCCTACAAGTCAGTGCCCGTGCGCGTGGTGCGTTCGGAGGTGACGTAA
- the fba gene encoding class II fructose-bisphosphate aldolase (catalyzes the reversible aldol condensation of dihydroxyacetonephosphate and glyceraldehyde 3-phosphate in the Calvin cycle, glycolysis, and/or gluconeogenesis): MALISLRQLLDHAGEFGYGVPAFNVNNLEQIHAIMEAAEETDSPVILQASAGARKYAGEAYLRHMVLAAAETHPDIPIVLHQDHGSSPAICQASIRSGFTSVMMDGSLREDMKTPSDYDYNVDVTRRVCEMAHAIGVSVEGELGCLGSLETGQAGEEDGVGAAGTLSHDMMLTDPAQARDFVARTGVDALAIAIGTSHGAYKFSRKPTGDILAMDRIREIHEQIPDTHLVMHGSSSVPQEWLEIIRQYGGDIKETYGVPVEEILRGIKMGVRKVNIDTDIRLAMTGAIRKSLSDDRSEFDPRKALLAAKKGARSVVKLRFEAFGCAGQASRIKPVPLERVAKLYS; encoded by the coding sequence ATGGCACTCATTTCCTTGCGCCAGCTGCTGGACCACGCGGGAGAGTTCGGCTACGGCGTGCCGGCTTTCAACGTCAACAACCTGGAACAGATCCACGCCATCATGGAGGCGGCCGAGGAAACCGACAGCCCGGTCATCCTGCAGGCCTCCGCCGGCGCCCGCAAGTACGCCGGCGAGGCTTACCTGCGCCATATGGTGCTGGCCGCGGCCGAGACCCATCCGGACATCCCCATCGTGCTGCACCAGGACCACGGCTCCAGCCCGGCGATCTGCCAGGCCTCGATCCGCTCCGGCTTCACCAGCGTGATGATGGACGGCTCGCTGCGCGAAGACATGAAGACCCCGTCCGACTACGACTACAACGTCGACGTCACGCGGCGCGTGTGCGAAATGGCGCATGCGATCGGCGTGTCGGTGGAGGGCGAACTGGGCTGCCTGGGCTCGCTCGAAACCGGCCAGGCCGGCGAAGAGGACGGCGTGGGCGCGGCGGGCACGCTGTCGCACGACATGATGCTGACCGACCCGGCCCAGGCGCGCGACTTTGTCGCCCGCACCGGCGTGGATGCGCTGGCGATTGCCATCGGCACCAGCCACGGCGCCTACAAGTTCTCGCGCAAGCCCACCGGTGACATCCTGGCTATGGACCGCATCCGCGAGATCCATGAGCAGATCCCTGACACCCACCTGGTGATGCACGGCTCCAGCTCGGTGCCGCAGGAATGGCTGGAGATCATCCGCCAGTACGGCGGCGACATCAAGGAGACCTACGGCGTGCCGGTCGAGGAGATCCTGCGCGGCATCAAGATGGGGGTGCGCAAGGTGAATATCGACACGGATATCCGCCTGGCGATGACCGGGGCGATCCGCAAGTCCTTGTCCGACGACCGCAGCGAGTTCGATCCGCGCAAGGCGCTGCTGGCGGCCAAGAAGGGCGCGAGGAGCGTGGTCAAGCTGCGCTTCGAGGCCTTCGGCTGCGCCGGGCAGGCTTCGCGGATCAAGCCGGTGCCGCTGGAGCGGGTGGCGAAGCTTTATTCCTGA
- a CDS encoding phosphoglycerate kinase has translation MMSLSHATNPQPKPAAAPHTLAALLAAGGLAGKRVFIRADLNVPQDAAGAITDDTRIRASVPAIAACLQAGAAVMVTSHLGRPQEGAPDPRHSLAPVGRRLSELLGRQVPLLSGWTEGGFQVPPGQVVLLENCRMNTGEKKNSDELAQKMAALCDVYVNDAFGTAHRAEATTHGIARYAPIACAGPLLAAEIDALGKALGQPARPLVAIVAGSKVSTKLTILKSLADKVDNLIVGGGIANTFMLAAGLKIGKSLAEPDLLADARAIIDIMAARGASVPIPVDVVCAKEFSATAEATVKDVKDVADDDMVLDIGPKTAAMLAEQLKAAGTIVWNGPVGVFEFDQFGNGTRVLAQAIAESKAFSIAGGGDTLAAIAKYGIADRVGYISTGGGAFLEFLEGKTLPALAVLAQRAA, from the coding sequence ATGATGAGCCTATCCCATGCTACGAACCCGCAACCGAAACCCGCGGCGGCGCCGCACACGCTGGCCGCACTGCTTGCAGCAGGCGGACTGGCTGGCAAGCGGGTCTTTATCCGCGCCGACCTCAACGTCCCGCAGGATGCAGCGGGCGCTATCACCGACGACACCCGCATCCGTGCTTCCGTGCCTGCCATCGCGGCCTGCCTGCAGGCGGGCGCCGCGGTGATGGTCACCTCGCACCTGGGCCGGCCGCAGGAGGGCGCGCCCGACCCGCGCCACAGCCTGGCACCGGTGGGCCGCCGCCTGTCGGAACTGCTGGGCCGCCAGGTGCCGCTCTTGTCCGGCTGGACCGAGGGCGGCTTCCAGGTGCCGCCCGGGCAGGTGGTGCTGCTGGAAAACTGCCGCATGAACACGGGCGAGAAGAAGAACAGCGACGAGCTGGCGCAGAAGATGGCCGCGCTGTGCGATGTCTACGTCAACGACGCCTTCGGCACCGCCCACCGTGCCGAGGCGACCACGCATGGCATCGCCAGGTACGCCCCCATCGCCTGCGCCGGCCCGCTGCTGGCCGCCGAGATCGACGCGCTGGGCAAGGCGCTGGGCCAGCCGGCGCGTCCGCTGGTGGCAATCGTGGCGGGCTCCAAGGTTTCGACCAAGCTGACCATCCTGAAGTCGCTGGCCGACAAGGTCGACAACCTGATCGTCGGCGGCGGCATCGCCAATACCTTCATGCTGGCCGCCGGCCTGAAGATCGGCAAGTCGCTGGCCGAGCCTGACCTGCTGGCCGATGCCAGGGCCATCATCGACATCATGGCTGCCCGCGGCGCCTCAGTGCCGATCCCGGTCGACGTCGTATGCGCCAAGGAATTCAGCGCCACCGCCGAGGCTACCGTGAAGGACGTGAAGGACGTGGCCGACGACGACATGGTCCTGGACATCGGCCCCAAGACCGCCGCCATGCTGGCCGAGCAACTCAAGGCCGCCGGCACCATCGTCTGGAACGGCCCGGTGGGTGTGTTCGAGTTCGACCAGTTCGGCAATGGCACCAGGGTGCTGGCCCAGGCCATCGCCGAATCGAAGGCGTTCTCGATCGCCGGCGGCGGCGACACGCTGGCGGCCATTGCCAAGTACGGCATTGCCGACCGCGTGGGCTACATCTCCACGGGCGGGGGTGCGTTCCTGGAATTCCTGGAGGGCAAGACGCTGCCCGCGCTGGCCGTGCTGGCACAGCGCGCCGCCTGA
- the gap gene encoding type I glyceraldehyde-3-phosphate dehydrogenase, producing the protein MTIKVAINGYGRIGRNVLRAHYEGGKRHDIEIVAINDLGNAATNAHLTQYDTVHGRFPGEVSVDGDAFRVNGDRIRVLAQRNPAELPWGELGVDVVMECTGLFTSKEKASAHLKGGAKKVIISAPGGKDVDATIVYGVNHGVLKASDTVISNASCTTNCLAPLVKPLHEKLGVVNGLMTTVHSYTNDQVLTDVYHEDLRRARSATMSMIPTKTGAAAAVGLVMPELDGRLDGFAVRVPTINVSLVDLSFVAARPTTVEEVNGILKAAAEGELKGILDYNTAPLVSVDFNHNPASSTFDATLTKVNGTLVKVSAWYDNEWGFSNRMLDTAVALAHAR; encoded by the coding sequence ATGACTATCAAGGTTGCCATCAACGGCTACGGACGCATCGGCCGCAACGTGCTGCGCGCCCACTATGAAGGCGGCAAGCGGCACGATATCGAGATCGTCGCCATCAACGACCTCGGCAACGCGGCCACCAATGCGCACCTGACCCAGTACGACACCGTCCACGGCCGCTTCCCGGGCGAGGTCTCGGTCGACGGCGATGCCTTCCGCGTCAACGGCGACCGCATCCGCGTGCTGGCCCAGCGCAACCCGGCCGAGCTGCCGTGGGGCGAGCTGGGCGTGGACGTGGTGATGGAATGCACCGGGCTCTTCACCAGCAAGGAAAAGGCCTCGGCCCACCTGAAGGGCGGCGCGAAGAAGGTGATCATCTCCGCCCCCGGCGGCAAGGACGTGGACGCCACCATCGTCTACGGCGTCAACCACGGCGTGCTGAAGGCCAGCGACACGGTGATCTCCAACGCCTCGTGCACCACCAACTGCCTGGCGCCGCTGGTCAAGCCGCTGCACGAGAAGCTGGGCGTGGTGAACGGCCTGATGACCACGGTGCACTCCTATACCAACGACCAGGTGCTGACCGACGTCTACCACGAAGACCTGCGCCGGGCGCGCTCGGCCACCATGTCGATGATCCCGACCAAGACCGGCGCCGCCGCCGCGGTCGGGCTGGTGATGCCTGAGCTGGACGGCCGGCTGGACGGCTTTGCCGTGCGCGTGCCGACCATCAATGTGTCGCTGGTCGACCTGTCCTTCGTGGCGGCGCGGCCCACCACGGTGGAGGAGGTGAACGGCATCCTGAAGGCAGCCGCTGAAGGCGAGCTCAAGGGCATCCTGGACTACAACACCGCGCCGCTGGTCTCGGTGGACTTCAACCACAACCCGGCGTCGTCCACCTTTGACGCCACCCTGACCAAGGTTAACGGCACGCTGGTCAAGGTGTCGGCCTGGTATGACAACGAATGGGGCTTCTCCAACCGCATGCTGGATACCGCGGTGGCGCTGGCCCACGCACGCTAG
- the gph gene encoding phosphoglycolate phosphatase (PGP is an essential enzyme in the glycolate salvage pathway in higher organisms (photorespiration in plants). Phosphoglycolate results from the oxidase activity of RubisCO in the Calvin cycle when concentrations of carbon dioxide are low relative to oxygen. This enzyme is a member of the Haloacid Dehalogenase (HAD) superfamily of aspartate-nucleophile hydrolase enzymes (PF00702).), with protein sequence MATTSMPCTAVLIDLDGTLVDSAPDIVEAANRMLADLGSPALPFDTVAGFIGRGVPNLVRRVLETAGLAAQVEAADAVTMFHRHYAETNGRLGSVFPGVEAGLEALRRQGYRLACVTNKPRALAVPLLALTGLSQYLEVLVAGDSIAQMKPDPEPLRHACNLLDVDPAQGVLVGDSAVDVAAARAAGIPVCLVRYGYAGPGGPAALGADALLDSLEALPALLTPARLAPAA encoded by the coding sequence ATGGCTACCACATCCATGCCCTGCACCGCGGTGCTGATCGACCTGGACGGCACGCTGGTCGACAGCGCGCCCGACATTGTCGAGGCCGCCAACCGCATGCTGGCCGACCTCGGCAGCCCGGCATTGCCGTTCGACACCGTGGCCGGCTTTATCGGCCGCGGGGTGCCCAACCTGGTGCGGCGCGTGCTCGAGACCGCCGGGCTCGCGGCGCAGGTTGAGGCTGCCGATGCCGTGACGATGTTCCACCGCCACTATGCCGAGACCAACGGCCGCCTCGGATCGGTGTTCCCGGGCGTGGAGGCAGGCCTGGAGGCGCTCAGGCGGCAGGGCTACCGGCTTGCCTGCGTCACCAACAAGCCGCGCGCGCTGGCGGTGCCGCTGCTGGCGCTGACCGGGTTGTCGCAATACCTGGAAGTGCTGGTGGCGGGCGACTCGATCGCGCAGATGAAACCGGACCCCGAACCGCTGCGGCACGCCTGCAACCTGCTCGACGTCGATCCGGCGCAGGGCGTGCTGGTGGGGGATTCGGCGGTGGACGTGGCGGCGGCGCGCGCGGCCGGCATCCCGGTCTGCCTGGTGCGCTATGGCTACGCCGGGCCCGGCGGGCCCGCGGCGCTGGGCGCCGACGCGCTGCTCGACTCGCTGGAGGCGTTGCCGGCGCTGCTGACGCCGGCGCGGCTGGCGCCAGCAGCCTGA
- the tkt gene encoding transketolase — MNAPERIDSAARCANALRFLAADAVEQAKSGHPGAPMGMAEMAEVLWRRHLRHNPANPAWPDRDRFVLSNGHASMLQYALLHLTGYDLPMSQLRQFRQLHAATPGHPELGVTPGVETTTGPLGQGLANAVGMALAEKLLAATFNRPGFDIVDHHTYVFLGDGCLMEGLSHEACSLAGTLRLGKLICLYDDNGISIDGEVAGWFADDTPKRFAAYGWHVIAVDGHDVQAIDAALHEAKAERDRPTLICCRTVIGKGAPAKAGGHDVHGAPLGAPEIAAMRTALGWEAEPFTVPADVADAWDARAQGAAREAEWEARFVSYCAAHPELAEEFVRRVKGRLPQGFDAELLALLDAPSPLQGKIATRKASQLCLEALTPALPELLGGSADLTGSNLTNVKASVWVNHAGHGNYVSYGVREFGMAAAMNGIALHGGLIPYGGTFMTFSDYSRNAIRMAALMRLRVVHVLTHDSIGLGEDGPTHQPVEHAASLRLIPNNQVWRPCDGAETAYAWLAALRREDGPSCLVLSRQALMPFERNAAQRAEIARGGYVLRDVPAPRVVLIATGSEVEIAMRAALDLADAGIAARVVSMPCVELFYAQDVAYRDTVLPPGLPRVSVEAGGTWFWRGVVGEQGLALGIDSFGESAPAEALYQHFGLTPTHVAAAARVLLEEA; from the coding sequence ATGAACGCCCCAGAACGCATCGATTCCGCAGCGCGCTGTGCCAATGCGCTGCGCTTCCTGGCCGCCGACGCGGTGGAGCAGGCCAAGTCCGGCCACCCCGGCGCTCCCATGGGCATGGCCGAGATGGCCGAAGTGCTGTGGCGGCGCCACCTGCGCCACAACCCGGCCAACCCGGCCTGGCCCGACCGTGACCGCTTCGTGCTGTCCAACGGCCATGCATCCATGCTGCAGTACGCACTGCTGCACCTGACCGGCTATGACCTGCCGATGTCGCAGCTGCGCCAGTTCCGCCAGCTGCACGCGGCCACGCCCGGCCATCCGGAGCTTGGCGTGACGCCGGGCGTGGAAACCACCACCGGGCCGCTGGGGCAGGGCCTGGCCAATGCCGTCGGCATGGCGCTGGCGGAGAAGCTGCTGGCTGCCACCTTCAACCGGCCCGGCTTCGACATCGTCGACCATCACACCTACGTCTTCCTTGGCGATGGCTGCCTGATGGAAGGCCTCAGCCACGAGGCCTGCTCGCTGGCGGGAACGCTCAGGCTGGGCAAGCTGATCTGCCTGTACGACGACAACGGCATCTCCATCGACGGCGAGGTGGCCGGCTGGTTTGCCGACGACACCCCGAAGCGCTTTGCCGCCTACGGCTGGCATGTGATTGCCGTCGACGGGCACGATGTGCAGGCCATCGACGCTGCGCTGCACGAGGCCAAGGCCGAGCGCGACCGGCCCACGCTGATCTGCTGCCGCACCGTGATCGGCAAGGGCGCGCCCGCCAAGGCCGGCGGCCACGATGTGCATGGCGCCCCGCTGGGCGCGCCGGAGATCGCCGCCATGCGCACCGCGCTGGGCTGGGAAGCCGAGCCCTTCACGGTGCCGGCGGATGTCGCCGACGCCTGGGACGCACGCGCGCAAGGCGCCGCGCGCGAGGCCGAATGGGAGGCGCGCTTCGTCAGCTATTGCGCCGCGCACCCCGAACTGGCCGAGGAGTTCGTGCGCCGCGTCAAGGGCCGCCTGCCGCAAGGCTTCGATGCCGAGCTGCTGGCGTTGCTGGACGCGCCGTCGCCGCTGCAAGGCAAGATCGCCACGCGCAAGGCATCGCAGCTGTGCCTGGAGGCGCTCACGCCCGCCTTGCCCGAGCTGCTGGGCGGCTCGGCCGACCTGACCGGCTCCAACCTGACCAATGTCAAGGCATCGGTCTGGGTCAACCATGCCGGGCATGGCAACTACGTGAGCTATGGCGTGCGTGAGTTCGGCATGGCCGCCGCCATGAACGGCATTGCGCTGCATGGGGGGCTGATCCCCTACGGCGGCACCTTCATGACCTTCTCGGACTATTCGCGCAATGCCATCCGCATGGCGGCGCTGATGCGCCTGCGCGTGGTCCACGTGCTGACCCATGACTCGATCGGGCTGGGCGAGGACGGTCCCACCCACCAGCCGGTGGAACACGCCGCCAGCCTGCGGCTGATCCCCAACAACCAGGTCTGGCGTCCCTGCGACGGCGCCGAGACCGCGTATGCGTGGCTGGCCGCGCTGCGGCGCGAGGATGGCCCGAGCTGCCTGGTGCTGTCGCGGCAGGCGCTGATGCCGTTCGAGCGCAATGCGGCCCAGCGCGCGGAGATTGCGCGAGGCGGCTATGTGCTGCGCGATGTGCCGGCGCCGCGCGTGGTGCTGATCGCCACCGGCTCCGAGGTGGAAATCGCCATGCGCGCGGCACTGGACCTGGCCGATGCCGGCATCGCCGCACGCGTGGTGTCCATGCCCTGCGTGGAGCTGTTCTACGCGCAGGACGTGGCGTACCGGGACACCGTGCTGCCGCCGGGATTGCCGCGCGTCAGCGTGGAGGCGGGCGGCACCTGGTTCTGGCGCGGCGTGGTGGGCGAGCAGGGCCTGGCGCTGGGCATCGACAGCTTCGGCGAATCTGCGCCGGCCGAGGCGCTGTACCAGCACTTCGGCCTGACCCCGACGCATGTCGCCGCGGCCGCGCGCGTGCTGCTGGAGGAGGCGTGA
- a CDS encoding phosphoribulokinase: protein MSERYPIIAITGSSGAGTTSVTRTFENIFRREGVKSVVIEGDSFHRYDRAEMKVKMAEAERTGNMNFSHFGEENNLFGELENLFRSYAETGTGVHRHYLHSPEEAAPFGQEPGTFTQWEPLPADTDLLFYEGLHGGVVTDTVNVAQYPNLLIGVVPVINLEWIQKLWRDKKQRGYSTEAVTDTILRRMPDYVNYICPQFSRTHVNFQRVPCVDTSNPFISREIPAPDESMVVIRFANPKGIDFQYLLSMIHDSFMSRANTIVVPGGKMELAMQLIFTPFVLRMMERRKRAAL, encoded by the coding sequence ATGTCAGAACGTTATCCCATTATCGCCATCACCGGCTCCTCGGGCGCCGGTACCACGTCGGTGACCCGTACCTTCGAGAACATTTTCCGCCGCGAGGGCGTGAAGTCAGTGGTGATCGAAGGCGACAGCTTCCACCGCTACGACCGCGCCGAGATGAAGGTCAAGATGGCCGAGGCCGAGCGCACCGGCAATATGAACTTCAGCCACTTCGGCGAGGAGAACAACCTGTTCGGCGAGCTGGAGAACCTGTTCCGCTCCTATGCCGAAACCGGCACGGGCGTGCACCGGCACTACCTGCATAGCCCGGAGGAGGCGGCGCCGTTTGGGCAGGAACCCGGCACCTTCACCCAGTGGGAGCCGCTGCCGGCCGATACCGACCTGCTGTTCTATGAAGGTCTGCACGGCGGCGTGGTCACCGACACGGTCAATGTCGCGCAGTATCCCAACCTGCTGATCGGCGTGGTGCCGGTCATCAACCTGGAATGGATCCAGAAGCTCTGGCGCGACAAGAAGCAGCGCGGCTATTCGACGGAGGCCGTGACCGACACCATCCTGCGCCGCATGCCGGACTACGTGAACTACATCTGCCCGCAGTTCTCGCGCACGCATGTGAACTTCCAGCGCGTGCCGTGCGTGGATACGTCCAACCCCTTTATCTCGCGCGAAATCCCCGCGCCCGATGAAAGCATGGTGGTGATCCGCTTTGCCAATCCGAAGGGGATCGACTTCCAGTACCTGCTTAGCATGATCCACGACTCCTTCATGTCGCGCGCCAACACCATCGTGGTGCCCGGCGGCAAGATGGAACTGGCCATGCAGCTGATCTTCACGCCCTTCGTGCTGCGCATGATGGAGCGCCGCAAGCGCGCCGCGCTGTAA
- a CDS encoding class 1 fructose-bisphosphatase, whose translation MPEVQRMTLTQFLIEERRRYPDASGGFNGLILNVAMACKEIARAVAFGALGGLHGKASNQAGEAGAVNVQGEIQQKLDVLSNTTFLRVNEWGGYLAGMASEEMEAPYQIPEHYPRGKYLLVFDPLDGSSNIDVNVSVGSIFSVLRAPEGASAVTEQDFLQAGSAQVAAGYALYGPTTMLVLTVGNGVNGFTLDPNLGEFFLTHPNLRVPADTQEFAINASNSRFWEAPVQRYIAECMAGKSGPRGKDFNMRWIASMVAEAHRILMRGGVFMYPRDSKDPAKPGRLRLLYEANPIAFLMEQAGGRASTGRQTLMSVAPGALHQRIGVIFGSRNEVERIEGYHTDQTDPDLPSPLFNERSLFRASA comes from the coding sequence ATGCCTGAAGTCCAAAGGATGACCCTGACGCAGTTCCTGATCGAGGAACGCCGCCGCTATCCGGATGCCAGCGGCGGCTTCAACGGCCTGATTCTCAACGTCGCCATGGCCTGCAAGGAAATTGCGCGCGCGGTTGCCTTCGGCGCGCTGGGGGGCTTGCACGGCAAGGCCAGCAATCAAGCTGGAGAAGCAGGGGCCGTCAACGTGCAGGGCGAAATCCAGCAGAAGCTGGACGTGCTGAGCAATACCACCTTCCTGCGCGTCAACGAGTGGGGCGGGTACCTGGCCGGCATGGCGTCGGAGGAGATGGAGGCGCCTTACCAGATCCCGGAACATTACCCGCGTGGCAAGTACCTGCTGGTGTTCGATCCGCTCGACGGCTCATCCAACATCGACGTCAATGTCTCGGTGGGCAGCATCTTCTCGGTGCTGCGCGCCCCGGAGGGTGCAAGTGCCGTGACCGAGCAGGATTTCCTGCAGGCCGGCAGCGCCCAGGTGGCGGCCGGCTATGCGCTCTACGGTCCTACCACCATGCTGGTGCTGACCGTCGGCAATGGCGTCAACGGCTTCACGCTCGATCCCAACCTGGGCGAATTTTTCCTGACGCACCCCAACCTGCGGGTGCCGGCCGATACTCAGGAATTCGCCATCAACGCGTCGAACAGCCGCTTCTGGGAAGCGCCGGTGCAGCGCTATATCGCCGAGTGCATGGCCGGCAAGAGCGGGCCGCGCGGCAAGGATTTCAATATGCGCTGGATCGCGTCGATGGTGGCCGAGGCGCACCGCATTCTGATGCGTGGCGGCGTCTTCATGTACCCGCGCGACTCCAAGGATCCCGCCAAGCCGGGCCGCCTGCGCCTGCTGTATGAGGCCAACCCGATCGCCTTCCTGATGGAGCAGGCCGGCGGGCGCGCCAGCACGGGCCGCCAGACGCTGATGTCGGTGGCGCCGGGCGCGCTGCACCAGCGCATCGGCGTGATCTTCGGCTCGCGCAATGAAGTGGAACGGATCGAGGGCTACCACACCGACCAGACCGATCCCGACCTTCCGAGTCCCCTGTTCAACGAGCGCAGCCTGTTCCGCGCGTCTGCCTGA